One genomic window of [Clostridium] scindens ATCC 35704 includes the following:
- the murC gene encoding UDP-N-acetylmuramate--L-alanine ligase → MYKINFEQPVHVHFIGIGGISMSGLAEILLKEGFAISGSDNKESALTSHLKQQGATIFYGQKASNIIEGIDVVVYTAAIHEDNEEYAQALKKGLPMLSRAELLGQLMTNYDVPIAISGTHGKTTTTSMLSHILLAGEMDPTISVGGILKAIGGNIKVGKSELFVTEACEYTNSFLHFFPKISVILNIDEDHLDFFKDLDDIRSSFHKFAKLLPKDGTLIINGNIDKLDCITKGLDCRIIKYGDDSSMDYSATNISHNKLGEASFDLVKAGVFVDRISLSVNGDHNVSNALAAIAVSDLLGVSLDKMKKGLKEFTGTNRRFEYKGEMDGVTIIDDYAHHPTEINATLTAAKYYPHRELWCVFQPHTYTRTKALFHEFVEALAHADHVVLSDIYAARETDTLGISSKDIADALKEKGCDAYYFSSFEDIQDFCVEKCQKGDLLITMGAGDVVNIGEELLKR, encoded by the coding sequence ATGTATAAAATCAATTTTGAGCAACCTGTACACGTGCACTTTATCGGAATCGGCGGCATAAGCATGAGCGGCCTGGCAGAGATTCTGCTGAAAGAGGGCTTTGCCATATCCGGCTCTGACAACAAGGAATCAGCCCTGACCAGTCATCTTAAGCAGCAGGGCGCCACCATCTTCTATGGCCAGAAAGCGTCCAATATTATTGAAGGAATTGATGTGGTCGTGTATACCGCTGCCATCCATGAAGACAACGAGGAATACGCCCAGGCTCTTAAAAAGGGGCTGCCTATGCTTAGCCGGGCGGAACTTCTGGGACAGCTGATGACAAATTACGATGTTCCCATCGCCATCTCAGGCACTCACGGCAAGACTACCACTACATCCATGCTCTCGCATATCCTGCTGGCCGGCGAAATGGATCCAACGATTTCCGTAGGAGGCATCCTCAAGGCGATCGGAGGGAATATAAAGGTGGGGAAATCGGAGCTGTTCGTTACGGAAGCCTGCGAATACACCAACAGTTTCCTTCATTTCTTTCCAAAGATAAGCGTTATTCTCAATATTGACGAGGATCATCTGGATTTCTTCAAGGATCTGGACGATATCCGCAGTTCTTTCCACAAGTTTGCGAAGCTTCTTCCAAAGGACGGAACTTTGATCATCAATGGAAATATCGACAAACTGGACTGTATTACCAAAGGACTTGACTGCCGTATCATAAAATACGGAGATGACAGTTCCATGGATTACAGCGCAACAAACATCTCCCATAATAAACTAGGGGAGGCTTCTTTTGACCTGGTAAAAGCTGGCGTCTTCGTTGATCGGATATCTCTGTCCGTCAATGGCGACCACAATGTATCCAACGCATTGGCTGCCATCGCCGTCTCCGACCTTCTTGGAGTATCCCTTGATAAGATGAAAAAGGGGCTTAAGGAATTTACTGGAACTAACCGGAGATTTGAATACAAGGGCGAGATGGATGGCGTTACCATCATCGACGACTATGCCCATCATCCAACGGAAATAAACGCCACTCTGACTGCAGCCAAGTACTATCCCCACCGGGAACTCTGGTGCGTTTTCCAGCCCCACACCTACACCAGGACCAAGGCTTTGTTCCATGAATTCGTGGAGGCCCTGGCCCATGCCGACCACGTGGTGCTTTCAGACATTTATGCGGCGAGGGAGACCGATACCCTGGGAATCTCTTCCAAGGATATCGCGGATGCGCTGAAGGAAAAGGGATGCGATGCCTATTACTTCTCTTCTTTCGAAGACATCCAGGATTTTTGTGTAGAAAAGTGTCAAAAAGGAGACTTGTTGATAACTATGGGCGCCGGAGATGTTGTAAACATTGGCGAAGAACTTTTAAAGCGGTAG